The following are encoded in a window of Brevibacillus ruminantium genomic DNA:
- a CDS encoding alpha/beta fold hydrolase yields the protein MHRKPDTQINIHYTEYGTGTPLIMLHGFAPDSRLLLRCMENLFSDQLHGWKRIYVDLPGMGKSPGKEWINSSDDMLQAVLDFIEEVIPHQDFVIVGESYGAYLARGIIAKQFERVKGLAMICPLIEPEKSKRDTPEHVVLYKDESFLSTLSREEYEEFTSIAVIQDEYNWRRFDEEILSGVKIADEEFLGRIKKNYAFSFDIDQLPSTFTHPVVILTGKQDSIVGYKDAWKIIEQFPHASYAVLDRAGHNLQIEQADLFESLMLEWLRRVEKHIG from the coding sequence ATGCACAGGAAACCGGACACACAGATCAATATCCATTACACGGAATATGGAACAGGTACACCCCTCATCATGCTGCATGGTTTCGCACCTGATAGCCGGCTCTTACTCAGGTGTATGGAGAATCTGTTTTCTGATCAATTGCATGGATGGAAACGAATTTATGTAGATTTGCCAGGCATGGGAAAGTCCCCCGGCAAAGAGTGGATCAACAGTTCCGATGATATGCTTCAGGCGGTATTGGATTTCATCGAGGAAGTGATTCCCCATCAGGATTTTGTGATCGTAGGCGAGTCTTATGGGGCGTATCTGGCACGCGGAATTATCGCCAAACAATTTGAGCGGGTGAAGGGGCTGGCGATGATTTGTCCGCTTATTGAACCAGAAAAGTCCAAAAGGGATACACCCGAACATGTGGTGCTGTATAAAGATGAATCCTTTCTCTCAACGCTCAGCCGCGAAGAATACGAAGAGTTTACTTCGATTGCGGTCATTCAGGATGAGTACAATTGGAGAAGATTTGATGAAGAGATATTATCCGGGGTGAAAATCGCTGATGAAGAATTTCTCGGCAGAATAAAGAAGAACTACGCTTTTTCGTTTGATATCGATCAGCTTCCGTCAACCTTCACCCATCCGGTCGTCATCCTGACAGGAAAGCAAGACTCGATCGTAGGGTACAAGGACGCATGGAAGATTATCGAACAATTCCCCCACGCGTCTTACGCGGTTCTCGATAGAGCCGGCCATAATCTTCAAATCGAGCAGGCCGATTTGTTTGAAAGCCTCATGCTCGAATGGTTAAGAAGAGTAGAGAAACATATCGGCTGA
- a CDS encoding aminotransferase class V-fold PLP-dependent enzyme has product MNIYQVLELMYENEVNKYRVINMTPSENEPSAFARIPFILDLYNRYFFNVEEKRNEWVFRGAQGVHRIETEVAIPLLKELGQAKYVNLRPLSGLSCSQIVLRAFGGGIDSNILAVAPEQGGHHATEDLAKSVGLHIHYMKGIDEHTIDLDFLEHQLKERFYHLVYVDQSTCLFPVDIEKMVRIIRKVSPKTMIHVDMSHYLGLVFGKAKRNPLALGADSYAGSTHKTFPGPQKAVFFTDNHELMKKFDQTQYYVVSSHHFGAVASLALSLMEFKECGGYQYSSRVLENAKTLAHCLDELGYEVSGKQYGFTDCHQIWVSTSRVGMDSFEASERLFDVGIRVNAYPSLPGMNEPSLRIGVNEITKQGAEKEEILQLAEIMDAAIRGTSPQSELRKRVQGIRTKKIEHYGYSLKNSELKELCSRLLGASLGGVFDREGQPAPIS; this is encoded by the coding sequence ATGAATATTTACCAGGTCCTGGAGTTAATGTATGAAAACGAGGTTAACAAATATCGGGTGATTAATATGACACCTAGCGAGAATGAGCCAAGCGCGTTTGCACGAATACCGTTCATTCTGGATCTGTACAACCGCTACTTTTTTAATGTGGAAGAAAAGCGAAATGAATGGGTATTTCGCGGTGCACAAGGCGTGCATCGGATTGAAACGGAAGTTGCCATACCTTTACTGAAAGAACTTGGCCAAGCGAAATATGTGAACCTGCGGCCGCTTTCCGGATTAAGCTGCAGTCAAATCGTACTTCGAGCCTTCGGGGGAGGGATCGACAGCAATATTTTAGCTGTTGCACCTGAACAAGGCGGGCATCACGCAACAGAAGATTTAGCGAAGAGCGTTGGTTTACATATCCACTATATGAAAGGGATTGATGAGCACACGATTGACCTCGATTTCCTCGAGCATCAATTGAAGGAAAGATTTTATCATCTTGTTTATGTAGATCAATCGACGTGTTTGTTTCCGGTAGATATCGAAAAAATGGTCCGAATCATTCGAAAGGTTTCTCCAAAAACGATGATTCATGTTGACATGAGCCATTATCTCGGACTGGTTTTTGGAAAAGCGAAGCGCAATCCTTTGGCCCTGGGTGCAGACTCGTACGCCGGGTCTACACACAAAACGTTTCCGGGCCCCCAAAAAGCCGTGTTCTTTACCGATAATCACGAGCTGATGAAGAAGTTCGATCAGACACAGTATTATGTTGTATCCAGTCATCATTTCGGGGCTGTAGCAAGTCTGGCCCTGTCATTAATGGAGTTTAAGGAATGTGGAGGATACCAATATTCATCAAGGGTTTTGGAGAATGCGAAAACATTGGCGCATTGTTTAGACGAACTTGGGTATGAAGTAAGCGGAAAACAATACGGTTTTACGGATTGCCACCAAATCTGGGTGAGCACCAGTCGTGTGGGAATGGATTCATTTGAAGCCAGCGAGCGTCTTTTCGATGTGGGAATCCGTGTCAATGCTTATCCTAGCCTCCCTGGAATGAACGAGCCTTCTTTACGTATTGGGGTAAACGAAATCACGAAGCAGGGTGCTGAAAAAGAAGAAATTCTCCAGCTTGCAGAAATTATGGATGCGGCGATCCGCGGGACATCCCCTCAGTCAGAATTGAGAAAAAGGGTGCAAGGAATTCGAACGAAAAAGATAGAACACTATGGATATTCTCTAAAAAACAGCGAGCTGAAGGAGCTGTGCTCCCGGCTTCTGGGCGCCAGTCTTGGAGGTGTTTTTGACAGAGAAGGCCAACCTGCACCGATTTCTTAG
- a CDS encoding MFS transporter has translation MEGISDKATDNKLNFGIWVMLIGTFFVVVADFMIIPYYAIYFTETMKYSVFFSGMALSTFSISSKVANFTGGYLIDRFRPEIFINLGFILMIIAYISLIFINVQFLFIIALMLLGFGDGCIGIAMKYKLIAQSETPAQKARMFALISICFNLGSMVGPLIGFLLVGLSYKLAFTCIAILYLLTYISIRLFTLPSAATEKRQLNVKEDFKEIASHKQFVSFMLLVIGFFIVFSQFQFSIPVILKSIYQSDAAFKISTIFALNGLVIVLLQYPIVRRLENHNMLRTSLVGFSLVLLAFTLIAISQFLNLGFSMIYLSIFVFTVGEIMFNTFSNSYVSTISPKGRLATYLGFIGLASGLGSFFGNSISGNLIPTLLAVNKHYLVWIVFVVMGLLLMGVYFFMRKLLLKNEVEEIQNAN, from the coding sequence GTGGAGGGTATTTCCGATAAAGCAACGGACAATAAACTGAACTTTGGCATATGGGTGATGCTGATAGGGACATTCTTCGTGGTGGTTGCTGACTTCATGATTATCCCGTATTATGCCATTTACTTTACAGAAACTATGAAATACAGTGTTTTTTTTAGCGGCATGGCACTCTCCACTTTTAGCATCAGTTCAAAGGTTGCCAATTTTACGGGCGGTTATTTAATTGACCGTTTCAGGCCTGAGATCTTTATCAACCTTGGGTTCATTCTGATGATTATCGCGTATATTTCCCTGATCTTTATAAATGTACAATTCCTGTTTATTATCGCGTTGATGCTGCTCGGATTCGGAGATGGCTGCATCGGAATTGCGATGAAATACAAGCTCATCGCGCAAAGCGAAACTCCCGCCCAAAAAGCCAGAATGTTTGCGCTGATCTCGATCTGCTTCAATCTGGGGAGTATGGTCGGACCGCTGATTGGGTTCCTGCTTGTGGGACTTTCCTACAAGCTTGCATTCACATGCATTGCGATCCTGTATCTCCTCACTTACATATCCATTCGACTGTTTACTTTGCCATCTGCCGCAACGGAGAAAAGGCAATTAAATGTAAAAGAAGACTTCAAAGAGATTGCTTCTCACAAACAGTTTGTAAGTTTCATGCTGCTCGTCATCGGGTTCTTCATTGTGTTTTCACAATTCCAGTTCTCGATCCCCGTCATTTTGAAATCCATCTACCAGTCTGATGCAGCGTTTAAAATTAGTACTATTTTTGCCTTAAATGGATTGGTGATCGTCCTTCTACAGTATCCCATCGTGAGAAGGCTGGAAAACCACAATATGCTCAGAACCTCGTTAGTCGGGTTTTCGCTGGTCTTGCTTGCTTTTACCCTCATCGCCATCTCACAATTTCTCAACCTCGGCTTTAGTATGATCTACCTCTCTATTTTTGTGTTTACTGTCGGGGAGATCATGTTCAATACATTCTCAAACAGTTATGTGAGCACCATTTCTCCCAAAGGCAGGCTGGCTACCTATCTCGGATTTATCGGACTCGCTTCTGGTCTGGGAAGCTTTTTCGGCAATTCAATCAGTGGAAACTTAATTCCCACACTTCTTGCTGTCAACAAGCATTACTTGGTCTGGATTGTTTTTGTCGTAATGGGTCTACTGCTCATGGGCGTCTATTTCTTCATGAGAAAACTGCTTCTAAAAAATGAAGTTGAGGAGATTCAAAATGCCAACTAA
- a CDS encoding ATP-grasp domain-containing protein translates to MKRHVLIIEPISSGDGLPKAAKELNCHVTALALNTGFVKISPECLSNIDTLIEMNVSDERELEQTIMNVNEKHPIDAILSGFEYFVPHANRIAAKLGLPSNRLDWVEATRYKHLMYENFSQFHLPCPKTYIVHQAAEAYEAASIVGFPCIIKPSDGIGSSNVYKVWNAEELDEKLSIIQNRPLEEDWQFAMSQTVLIQEFIDGEEISVETIVRNGEITFQNVTDKIVTNGPCFVELGHLVPSKKDPLIIDRILTVTRLLHQSLGIRFGATHVEMRIVNGQPIVIEVAARLPGGNIPSIIQQSKGIDLWKETVASYLDLPMEYTPDHPKGVCIRFLTTEKAGSFQIEGVDRIKDRPHLLKYSVKTCPFETSGRIENYADRYGYVITSGKDAEEALAEAEFCISHLKWVEFVKSGAVENESE, encoded by the coding sequence GTGAAAAGACACGTTCTTATCATCGAACCGATCAGCTCCGGTGATGGATTGCCAAAAGCGGCGAAGGAATTAAATTGTCACGTCACAGCCCTCGCCCTCAACACCGGTTTTGTGAAAATTAGCCCGGAATGCCTCAGCAATATTGATACCCTGATCGAAATGAATGTCAGCGATGAACGAGAGCTGGAGCAAACCATCATGAACGTCAACGAAAAGCACCCCATTGATGCGATACTTAGCGGCTTCGAGTATTTCGTTCCGCATGCGAATCGAATAGCAGCAAAACTAGGGCTTCCATCCAATCGCTTGGATTGGGTGGAAGCCACCCGCTACAAACACCTCATGTATGAGAATTTCTCACAGTTTCACCTCCCTTGTCCAAAGACTTATATCGTCCATCAGGCAGCAGAGGCTTATGAAGCAGCATCCATTGTCGGGTTCCCATGTATCATTAAGCCTTCTGACGGAATAGGCAGCAGCAACGTTTATAAAGTGTGGAACGCGGAAGAGCTCGATGAAAAGCTTTCCATTATTCAAAATCGGCCGTTGGAAGAGGATTGGCAATTTGCCATGAGTCAAACCGTTTTGATTCAGGAGTTTATCGACGGCGAGGAGATTAGCGTTGAGACCATTGTAAGGAATGGCGAGATCACTTTTCAGAACGTAACCGACAAAATCGTTACCAACGGTCCTTGCTTTGTTGAATTGGGACATTTGGTTCCAAGCAAAAAAGACCCCCTGATCATTGACAGGATTCTTACCGTTACGCGTTTGCTTCATCAGTCTTTAGGGATCCGATTTGGAGCGACTCACGTGGAAATGAGAATCGTAAACGGTCAACCAATCGTGATCGAAGTGGCTGCGCGATTGCCGGGCGGGAATATCCCTTCCATCATTCAACAAAGCAAAGGAATCGACCTTTGGAAGGAAACCGTCGCATCTTATCTCGATTTGCCCATGGAATACACACCTGATCACCCAAAAGGTGTATGCATTCGTTTTCTGACAACAGAAAAAGCGGGTTCATTTCAAATTGAGGGCGTTGATCGCATCAAAGATCGGCCCCATTTACTGAAATACTCGGTGAAAACTTGCCCGTTTGAAACCAGCGGGCGAATTGAAAATTACGCGGACCGTTATGGATACGTAATAACTTCGGGGAAAGATGCGGAAGAAGCATTGGCGGAGGCTGAGTTTTGTATCAGTCATTTAAAATGGGTTGAATTCGTAAAGAGTGGAGCTGTTGAAAATGAATCCGAATAA
- a CDS encoding SDR family NAD(P)-dependent oxidoreductase, whose amino-acid sequence MRADGKTVLVTGASGTVGKQIVRKFLGEGAHVIAHCFRHTEKLNDLSAEKRESHQKLLVLSADLTNQHDVRKMMSVTEKEFGQLDILVNNAGGARPRPLLELDAEEWTSCIELNLTAPFLCTKEAVPLLEKCRGTIVNISSVAGLTGGAFGPHYASVKSGMVGLTKSTARELGPLGIRVNCIAPGPVESPMTDSLDPQVMDAILKATALGRVVQPEEVADAVFWLSTADAITGQTLVIDGGRFFH is encoded by the coding sequence ATGAGAGCAGATGGGAAAACCGTACTGGTGACGGGAGCTTCAGGAACCGTAGGAAAACAGATCGTGAGGAAATTCCTGGGCGAGGGCGCTCATGTGATTGCGCACTGCTTTCGTCATACGGAAAAACTAAATGATCTCAGCGCAGAAAAAAGAGAAAGCCATCAAAAGCTGCTGGTCTTGTCTGCAGACCTGACGAACCAGCATGATGTCAGGAAAATGATGAGCGTAACGGAAAAGGAGTTCGGGCAACTGGATATTTTAGTGAATAACGCGGGTGGTGCCCGACCGCGTCCGCTCCTTGAACTTGATGCAGAGGAATGGACGTCGTGTATCGAGCTAAATTTAACAGCGCCGTTCTTGTGTACAAAAGAAGCTGTCCCGCTTCTTGAGAAGTGCAGGGGTACCATTGTAAATATTTCCTCCGTCGCAGGTTTAACAGGAGGCGCGTTTGGCCCCCACTATGCATCGGTTAAATCGGGCATGGTGGGTCTAACAAAAAGCACTGCGCGAGAACTTGGACCATTGGGAATTCGTGTGAATTGTATAGCTCCGGGGCCTGTTGAGTCTCCGATGACTGACTCTCTTGATCCACAAGTGATGGATGCCATTCTAAAAGCGACTGCGCTGGGTCGAGTCGTTCAACCGGAAGAGGTCGCAGATGCAGTATTTTGGTTGTCGACTGCCGATGCGATCACAGGGCAAACCTTGGTCATTGATGGGGGAAGGTTTTTTCACTGA
- a CDS encoding ATP-grasp domain-containing protein produces MRQKKKVLLLRGLDISVVNPHLTHINQYAKENADDIELSLAYTEGLPEENPEVLDAEKYFNGNVYYFPTDVSHMELAQFVIENGFDVVVSISMPDKNNVRDSRLKEHLEKNHGIKVVAHSLEVCELMCDKYRTELHLKKHHFHPIPSHFVYNLEEAREVAQAIGYPIIIKPSELCLSEGVEYIQSDEQLHDYFEKFGFPKMMQKFLQGTQISVEVIGQKGNYIDMVPISKEETGFSEHCPLEKFRVGPIKNTIGSNEELGRISREIAESLNMEGAIEIEYIIADGQIYVLEINPRTSGCVNLSIASTELNTYTLLIDMGLDRFDLHQVEKKKNYVCEFPVKKELSYEDLTYLLKLPGVIHFERNKAEWFEHEENFNLTNFGRFYITGKTPADIRGILDDFRRVTGDLGFEEKIDVYLAKDEEVLV; encoded by the coding sequence ATGCGTCAAAAGAAAAAAGTGCTGCTGCTAAGAGGGCTGGATATATCGGTCGTGAATCCCCATCTCACTCACATTAACCAATATGCGAAGGAAAATGCGGATGATATAGAACTAAGTCTCGCGTATACGGAGGGACTTCCAGAGGAGAACCCGGAGGTTTTGGACGCAGAGAAATACTTTAACGGGAACGTGTATTACTTTCCGACTGATGTCAGTCATATGGAGTTGGCCCAATTTGTCATTGAAAATGGTTTCGATGTCGTGGTTTCCATATCCATGCCGGATAAAAACAACGTAAGAGACTCGCGGTTGAAGGAACATTTGGAAAAAAATCACGGAATCAAGGTCGTTGCTCATTCACTTGAAGTATGTGAGCTCATGTGTGACAAATATCGGACCGAGCTGCATCTGAAAAAACATCATTTTCATCCGATTCCGAGCCACTTTGTCTATAACCTGGAAGAGGCCAGGGAGGTTGCGCAGGCGATTGGCTACCCGATCATCATCAAGCCTTCGGAGTTGTGTCTGTCAGAAGGAGTCGAGTACATTCAATCAGATGAACAGCTCCATGATTACTTTGAAAAGTTTGGCTTCCCCAAAATGATGCAAAAATTCCTGCAAGGAACACAGATTTCTGTAGAAGTGATTGGACAAAAAGGAAACTACATCGACATGGTTCCGATCAGCAAAGAGGAAACGGGATTTAGCGAGCATTGCCCACTGGAAAAGTTCAGGGTCGGGCCGATCAAAAACACAATAGGCAGCAACGAAGAACTGGGGAGAATTTCACGTGAGATTGCGGAGTCGCTGAACATGGAAGGTGCAATCGAAATTGAATACATCATCGCCGATGGTCAAATCTATGTGCTGGAAATCAATCCACGTACCTCCGGCTGCGTAAACTTGAGCATTGCTTCTACTGAATTGAACACGTACACGCTTTTGATCGATATGGGATTGGATCGGTTTGATCTCCACCAAGTAGAGAAGAAGAAAAATTATGTTTGCGAGTTTCCGGTTAAAAAAGAGCTGTCCTATGAGGATCTGACCTACCTCTTAAAATTGCCAGGCGTCATTCATTTTGAGAGGAACAAGGCCGAGTGGTTTGAACATGAGGAAAACTTTAACCTGACGAACTTCGGGAGATTTTATATAACCGGCAAAACCCCCGCTGACATTCGCGGAATACTGGATGATTTCCGCAGGGTAACAGGAGACTTGGGCTTTGAAGAAAAAATAGATGTTTACCTGGCAAAAGACGAAGAGGTTCTTGTGTAA
- a CDS encoding pyridoxal phosphate-dependent decarboxylase family protein, whose amino-acid sequence MPTNFMEDHLNRFFSEYYPRTHHLQYNQNLLAELDREAFQQKFEEFCQRISKSVDFASPRYLAHQVSVPTDVGLLGFFIASLYNQNQHAYEASPVTTEMELESIRELLDLFEFPEEGWGHFTSCGTVANLEAAWLHRKKHKNKFRLLFPSTAHISWGRIADIINADFRIIGVNEKFQMDLENLEAELKKARDEQINVLLVANLGATGCGAVDPIHELVPLKRTYDFSLHVDAAWGGYLKVLINTGLLSDHFVNSLGALYHADSITVDPHKQGLLPYGCGAVLYRDAQLKKEIVHQAPYTFILGNNLGQISLEGSRNGAYAAASWLNTQLYPLSEQGLGKLLKAMIRQTRQLKEEIERSGFKVLVEPEMNILCFYPDLSTLSRINDLTEKLIERCSISNGARYPIFSKFVIDDLKYLEQMPCVVDDSKLVAIRCVVSKYYRDWEEWRKISSSMADSMDSLMAEFA is encoded by the coding sequence ATGCCAACTAATTTCATGGAAGATCATCTCAACCGTTTTTTTTCGGAATACTATCCCCGGACACATCATTTGCAGTACAATCAAAACCTTTTAGCTGAATTGGATAGGGAGGCATTTCAGCAAAAATTCGAGGAGTTTTGCCAAAGGATATCCAAATCGGTTGATTTTGCAAGCCCCCGCTATTTGGCCCATCAGGTTTCTGTCCCTACAGATGTAGGGCTCTTGGGCTTTTTTATTGCCAGTCTCTATAATCAGAATCAACACGCCTATGAAGCCTCTCCGGTGACGACAGAGATGGAGCTGGAATCAATCCGTGAGCTGCTGGACCTCTTTGAATTCCCGGAAGAGGGGTGGGGGCATTTTACCAGTTGCGGGACAGTCGCCAATTTAGAGGCGGCTTGGCTCCATCGCAAGAAACACAAGAACAAATTCCGTTTGCTTTTCCCTTCCACCGCTCATATCTCCTGGGGGCGCATCGCTGACATCATTAACGCTGATTTCAGGATCATCGGGGTTAACGAAAAATTTCAAATGGATTTGGAAAACCTTGAAGCAGAATTGAAAAAGGCCAGGGATGAACAGATCAACGTGCTGCTCGTGGCGAATTTGGGGGCAACCGGATGTGGCGCAGTTGATCCTATACACGAACTGGTACCACTAAAAAGAACGTATGATTTTTCTTTGCATGTGGATGCGGCATGGGGAGGATATCTAAAAGTTCTCATAAACACCGGCTTGCTCTCTGATCATTTCGTAAACAGTCTCGGAGCTCTGTATCATGCAGATTCGATAACCGTCGATCCTCATAAACAGGGATTGCTCCCCTACGGCTGCGGTGCCGTTTTGTATCGGGACGCCCAATTAAAAAAAGAGATTGTTCATCAGGCACCCTATACCTTCATTCTGGGTAACAACCTGGGCCAAATTTCTTTGGAAGGGTCACGCAACGGAGCGTATGCCGCAGCAAGCTGGCTGAACACTCAACTCTACCCGCTGTCGGAACAAGGACTGGGGAAATTGCTAAAAGCGATGATCCGGCAAACAAGGCAATTGAAAGAAGAGATCGAACGAAGCGGGTTCAAAGTGCTAGTCGAGCCGGAGATGAACATTCTTTGCTTTTATCCAGACTTGAGCACACTTTCACGTATAAATGATCTGACAGAAAAATTGATTGAGAGATGCTCCATCTCAAACGGTGCGCGCTACCCTATTTTTTCGAAATTCGTCATCGATGATCTAAAATATCTGGAGCAAATGCCATGTGTTGTGGATGACAGCAAGCTCGTTGCCATTCGCTGTGTGGTATCAAAATATTATCGGGATTGGGAGGAATGGAGAAAGATTTCAAGCTCCATGGCAGACAGTATGGATTCCTTGATGGCTGAATTTGCATAG
- a CDS encoding ATP-grasp domain-containing protein, whose translation MNPNNKLDAIVIIGVSLSSCLPNLVKECNERGLAVVLVSENRYTPDMANYHEFIHLYQERTNMADILFEEKSLTEGKILQIIQKIRETCHIKAIIASVETYVEITAKINAVLGLQGPGAKAAFVSRNKILQRMLLEQHGFHTPDYMVTDSEADVSDFIDKHKTAVIKLHNRSASFGVKKVSSREELSAYLEEFDGQTYLIEQYIKGREVSVECIVQDQQIYLFNITSKGKGEEPYFVETMQLVPAGIENRVSRQLYQLAKDLIEINEMCTGILHLEVMIEDSTEKLYTVEYAVREPGHNILDLINWRFNESALGLYMDAMLGSRIDYSLEEKKERMAVTAYVDFPEGEIVEILQRRSLLEIEGVKEFDFFGKPGDTVKRAESNYDPIAAIIIFAENEDELRATLDEIDDAFTVKIQTASGLVNATLTEKIRQEVAVNSTVKN comes from the coding sequence ATGAATCCGAATAACAAATTGGATGCCATTGTTATCATCGGGGTCAGTTTATCCAGTTGTTTGCCAAATTTGGTAAAAGAATGTAACGAAAGAGGGCTGGCAGTCGTATTAGTCAGTGAGAATCGTTACACACCGGATATGGCCAATTACCATGAGTTCATTCATCTCTATCAAGAGCGCACCAATATGGCAGATATTTTATTCGAGGAAAAAAGCCTGACAGAAGGGAAAATCCTGCAAATTATCCAAAAAATAAGAGAGACTTGCCATATTAAAGCGATCATTGCTTCCGTTGAGACTTATGTTGAAATCACAGCAAAAATAAATGCCGTTTTGGGCTTGCAGGGGCCGGGAGCAAAGGCTGCCTTTGTTTCAAGGAATAAAATTTTGCAACGCATGCTGTTAGAACAACATGGTTTCCATACTCCGGATTACATGGTCACGGATTCGGAAGCGGATGTCAGTGATTTTATCGATAAGCATAAAACGGCCGTGATCAAACTTCACAACCGCTCGGCAAGCTTCGGCGTAAAAAAAGTCAGCAGCCGGGAGGAGCTGTCTGCCTATTTGGAGGAGTTCGACGGCCAGACTTATCTTATCGAACAATACATAAAAGGAAGGGAGGTCAGTGTAGAGTGCATCGTCCAGGATCAGCAAATCTATCTGTTTAATATCACCAGCAAGGGAAAAGGGGAAGAACCGTATTTTGTGGAGACCATGCAATTGGTGCCAGCCGGCATAGAGAACCGCGTATCGCGCCAACTTTATCAGTTGGCGAAGGATCTGATTGAGATAAATGAGATGTGCACGGGGATTCTTCATTTGGAGGTCATGATCGAAGATTCCACAGAGAAACTGTATACAGTGGAATATGCAGTCAGAGAGCCGGGACATAACATTCTTGACTTGATTAACTGGCGTTTTAACGAATCCGCGCTCGGCTTATACATGGACGCGATGCTGGGAAGCCGCATTGATTATTCTCTGGAAGAAAAGAAAGAACGAATGGCTGTTACGGCGTACGTGGATTTCCCGGAAGGAGAGATTGTCGAAATCCTTCAGCGCCGCAGTTTATTGGAAATCGAAGGTGTGAAAGAATTTGATTTTTTTGGAAAGCCAGGTGACACAGTAAAGAGAGCGGAAAGCAACTATGATCCAATCGCAGCCATTATTATTTTCGCCGAGAATGAAGATGAGCTCCGTGCCACCTTAGATGAAATCGATGATGCGTTTACAGTCAAAATCCAAACGGCATCCGGTCTGGTGAATGCCACGTTGACTGAGAAAATTCGGCAGGAAGTGGCGGTTAACAGCACCGTGAAAAATTAA
- a CDS encoding APC family permease, with product MEVSSKTSDKLTLAIESLGYKQELGRVLRTRDLFVFGMVSMAPVSAQTFFGSLTQMSNGHAVLAYVIGLLAIIFTAGSYGKMAGAFPIAGSTYSYTSRAIHPVLGFLAGWAILIDYLLIPILVYKLNALFAIQVVPIPLWLMLLIFVLFVTIFNYIGNSVTTKVNMLMTVLMIGGIVLFMTFAIKALQNGVGGGAVFSLKGIYNESTFSWNALLAGSSIAVLSYLGFDGVSTLAEDSKVTGKMIGKASILACIVCTCLYVGQVYFATLIIPDFTSFQSADTAFFEISTMIGGSTLATLLTAILASSGISTALAAQAAASRLLYGMGRDGVIPKVFAYIHPKFKTPSNSILFMGVLGYFGALFFDLNLVFLIVAFGALLGFCCVNLSVIWKFFIKDKKRSGIHFITNLVSPLCGLLICSYIIYGMDQIGKISGLLWLVVGLIVLAVKKKGFSAIQTFHK from the coding sequence ATGGAGGTAAGTTCAAAGACCTCAGATAAACTTACATTGGCCATTGAATCCCTTGGATACAAGCAAGAACTGGGGCGAGTATTGCGAACGCGAGATCTGTTCGTTTTCGGAATGGTTTCGATGGCCCCGGTTTCCGCCCAGACTTTTTTTGGTTCCCTTACCCAAATGTCAAACGGACACGCCGTATTAGCCTATGTGATTGGGTTATTGGCTATCATTTTCACTGCAGGCAGCTACGGGAAAATGGCTGGGGCATTTCCTATTGCCGGTTCGACGTACAGTTATACATCCCGTGCGATTCATCCTGTATTGGGATTTCTGGCAGGATGGGCGATACTTATTGATTATTTACTGATCCCGATTCTTGTTTACAAATTAAATGCACTGTTTGCCATTCAGGTAGTGCCTATTCCTTTGTGGCTTATGCTGTTAATTTTTGTGTTATTTGTAACAATATTCAATTACATCGGGAACTCGGTGACAACAAAAGTGAATATGCTCATGACGGTACTGATGATCGGCGGAATCGTGCTGTTTATGACATTTGCCATCAAAGCCCTGCAGAACGGTGTTGGAGGCGGAGCCGTTTTCTCGCTGAAAGGAATTTATAATGAAAGCACATTTTCGTGGAATGCGCTTCTTGCGGGATCATCGATCGCTGTTCTAAGCTATCTGGGTTTTGATGGTGTTTCCACATTGGCGGAAGACTCCAAAGTGACGGGAAAAATGATAGGAAAAGCCTCGATCCTTGCTTGTATCGTTTGTACCTGTCTGTATGTCGGGCAGGTTTACTTTGCAACCTTGATTATCCCGGATTTTACCAGCTTCCAATCTGCAGATACCGCGTTTTTTGAAATCAGCACCATGATCGGCGGCAGTACATTGGCGACCCTACTAACGGCAATCCTTGCAAGCTCAGGGATCTCAACGGCATTGGCAGCTCAAGCGGCCGCTTCGAGACTGTTGTATGGAATGGGGAGAGATGGCGTCATTCCCAAGGTTTTCGCCTATATTCATCCGAAATTCAAAACTCCCTCGAACAGCATTCTCTTTATGGGCGTATTGGGTTACTTTGGTGCCTTGTTTTTTGATCTCAATCTCGTCTTTCTGATTGTTGCCTTTGGCGCTTTACTGGGATTTTGTTGTGTAAACCTGTCAGTCATTTGGAAATTCTTTATCAAAGATAAAAAAAGATCCGGGATACATTTCATAACCAATCTCGTCTCTCCCTTATGTGGGTTGCTTATCTGTTCATACATTATTTATGGAATGGATCAAATCGGGAAAATTTCCGGGCTTTTGTGGTTAGTCGTTGGTCTGATTGTGCTGGCAGTAAAAAAGAAAGGTTTCTCTGCGATTCAGACATTCCACAAATAA